The genomic window TTGAAAATACAACCAATCAGCCTCAGAGccagattttctttcaaatgctCAAAGTTGTTTTCTCTTGTGTAAGAGGTTTGCTAAGCCAGTGGTAAACCATAGGCCAACCTTACCCTTTCTTTGTGTCCCTGATTGCACCTACTATGCAGTGATCAATTAAGTCGTTAGAAAAGACTCGGCAACTGTGTAaagtaggaaggtcaaacttcacagctggactcctcATGAGTCAAGGATCAGTCCCATGGGTTTTGAGGTCAAGATCACATGTCAAAGAAGGAAATCCATTTTTGTAGTAGGCTACAAGCATTTATTATATTGTCCTGAAGATTTGGCTCTCCTATGTTGAGTCACgtgtctgtggagaagctgtttggtttctccaatatagagttCTGGACAGCTGACTGGATAGCTCACTATTCCTAATCAAGccaaaacattttgatatataaatagttaaaatagcacaaagtatgcagaagtagttttgattgcaaaaaaacacatggaaaaaaatataaacaagaaaacaatagtAAAGTTACACACCAGAACTGACTACAGATTTACTTGCTGATGCATAAAATGTGCAATGCTGACCTGATTACAAAAAGTTAATCTCTACTTTAAACAGTTGGTTTATGGTCATTGAAGCTGTCATTTTATCTTATCATAGTCAAACTGATCTGAACAATGGCTGTGCTGATAGTAATGCTGCCaatttccctgtttttttttttgtttgtttgtttttgtgtttttgcaggtcACCGCTGGGGGATTTGCCCCTTTATTGCAGTTTGCCTACACTGCTAAGCTGTTactcagcagagaaaacatccagGAAGTCATTCGCTGTGCTGAATTCTTGCGCATGCACAACCTTGAGGACTCGTGCTTTCGCTTTCTGGAAGCCCAGTTACGCAAAGAAGAGGACAGCTTGTTATTTTGCCAcaaaggagcagcagaggaaatCAACTCGAAGGATAAAAGCTTGCAGTCTGAGAAAGAAAGGTCCAATTCCCCCATGGCACAGCAATGTGCAGACAACCTCACTTCCTTCCAACattgtgatgatgatgatgacaggCTAGTGATGACAATGCCTGGTAATTTCACAGACAGCCGGCTGAGCTTTGATCGGCATGGAGTATCAGACCTGCCACGATGCCCCAAGTACAGGAAGTATCAGTGGGCTTGCAACAGGCACAATGACATCTCCTCACACACCAGTACCTCAGGTTTTTCAAGCACATTTAAGGAGAGCAGCGTGAGTGAAGTCGTACCCAGCCAGGACAGACTACCTGTGGCACAGATCAAAGTGGAACCACAGGCAGAGGAAGAGACTATTTCATTGTGCCTGTCAGGGGATGAGCAGGATGATGGGGACACAGACAGTGTGACAGCCATGGAAATGGATAACCCTATATCTTTGGAAAAATCCAAAGGAAGCAAATCCCCATCCTACCTCCAAGCTTTTTTCAAGAAAGGGGTAGATCAGCCCAGCCTGTCCAACACTTCACAACAGCTTATCACAAACAGACTTGTTTGCCCCCAGGACAAAGGAAACTCTCAGGGAGAtcataaaaaagatttacagcCTTTTACTGGGGAGCTGGACCTGTCTGTAACATCCCCAAAGGAGCTGGATGGCTTCCCTTCAGGGTTGTCTCTAAAGCCTGCCTCCTGTGATGAGAtctgcaaacaggaagttgagCTGGACCGCCGTAGTGTCATATTTTCTTCAAGGGCCTGCAACCGTATGGGAACACCAGTGCATTCTTATCCCGATGGAGACTCCTTGGAGATGGAGCTGTCTGAGCAAGTGACAAAGGGCCTGTGGGGCGGAGCTAGCCAGTCGCTCCCCAATTCCCAGACCTATTCTCCCAACGCAGCTTCATCTGAGCCCCCAGCCCTGTGCCGTCCACGGCCCAACACCAGCTGCCCAGTGCCAATCAAAGTGTGCCCCCGTTCACCGCCTTGTGATACACGTACTAGGACTTCCAGTTCCTGCTCCTCTTACTCCTATGCAGAGGATGGCAGTGGAGGCTCCCCCTGCAGCCTGCCCCAATTTGAATTCTCCTCTTCGCCGTGCTCCAACATGGCACGGTGTGTCAACGCAGACCAGCAGGAGCAAAGTGTGGGAGGGGAGGCTCTGTTCAACCAGGTGCGACCTAAGATTAAATGCGAGCAGTCCTATGGCACCAACTCAAGTGACGAATCAGGCTCCTTCTCAGAGGGAGACAGCGAGTCCTGTCATGTGCAGGAGCCAGGGACAGAGGTAAGTGTCTATCACTTGCAGCACAATGTCACCATCACACTCACTACTTTTGTAGCTATTTTTATAGCAGCTGTTATTTTAGGTCTGCATTAGCAGTCTTTAAAGACCATAATGATATTATAATATTAATTTGCTTTATTCACAACTAGAGCTCCATTTAAAGAGTCTGAATATGGGAGCTCAAAAATGATCACAAGAGACTATAGTTGCATTTTTCAGATTGTGATTGATTAATCATCTTTTCTAAGAGTAGTAGCCTGACCCTGGTTTATATCTCAATTGGAGAAAACTTTAGTTTTGCTTAATTTCCCTCTAAAATTTCAGACAGTTAACCTTTCACAAGTACTTATTTGTACAACTTTCATAAATTTTTCATGATGAAAGCACGTTATtctaattttaatgaagctaCTTACCACCTATTACTTGCCACACAacatcttgtgtttttctactttaaaataacaatgtttAACATCTTTAAAGTGGTTAACTGTTTACCTATTGCATTTGGTCATGTTTCTCATGTGTGCTGATATGTGTAGCCGTGCATCTAGTAGTAGTGCTTGTCAATCTGTACTCCTGTCAAGTCGTATTCCTGCGTCGTTCTTGGCGATTGCTATTTTATACTCCTGCTCTCACTACATGCATGTAACATTATTACCACCAGCTTCCTGCAATCCTGCACAGGATCAAGCTGTGTCTGAATTCAAATCATCTACATTGGGCCACGAGCAACCATTCAGTTGAGGGGCGTAAATTATGCATGCCAAGCACAGACAATGGATAGTGCAGGTGTTTTGAAGCAGATGCTGTTTGTATGAAATGCAGAGAATGAACCACCTAACCTGCTTTgggttttagaaaaacaaaataaaaatttgcatTATTTCAAGAGCTTAAAGAGATAGTTTGGTCATGTTTAAGGGGATGTTC from Kryptolebias marmoratus isolate JLee-2015 linkage group LG17, ASM164957v2, whole genome shotgun sequence includes these protein-coding regions:
- the bach2b gene encoding transcription regulator protein BACH2 isoform X2, with translation MSVDERPEDPMYVYESTVHCTNILLCLNDQRKQDFLCDVTVLVEGKEFRGHRAVLAACSEYFLQALVGQVENGLVISLPEEVTAGGFAPLLQFAYTAKLLLSRENIQEVIRCAEFLRMHNLEDSCFRFLEAQLRKEEDSLLFCHKGAAEEINSKDKSLQSEKERSNSPMAQQCADNLTSFQHCDDDDDRLVMTMPGNFTDSRLSFDRHGVSDLPRCPKYRKYQWACNRHNDISSHTSTSGFSSTFKESSVSEVVPSQDRLPVAQIKVEPQAEEETISLCLSGDEQDDGDTDSVTAMEMDNPISLEKSKGSKSPSYLQAFFKKGVDQPSLSNTSQQLITNRLVCPQDKGNSQGDHKKDLQPFTGELDLSVTSPKELDGFPSGLSLKPASCDEICKQEVELDRRSVIFSSRACNRMGTPVHSYPDGDSLEMELSEQVTKGLWGGASQSLPNSQTYSPNAASSEPPALCRPRPNTSCPVPIKVCPRSPPCDTRTRTSSSCSSYSYAEDGSGGSPCSLPQFEFSSSPCSNMARCVNADQQEQSVGGEALFNQVRPKIKCEQSYGTNSSDESGSFSEGDSESCHVQEPGTEVKLPFPIDQITNLPRNDFQMLVKMHKLTSEQLEFIHDVRRRSKNRIAAQRCRKRKLDCILNLECEIRKLVCEKEKLLTERNQLKACMGELWENFSCLSQEVCRDVHLSPEQVQSLHHYCPVLRPTSSTSNEPRPTLSTPAIRSVDLTTHSGSATPEPIFRGSPSCSESQPSFAVRNGADKFTDGQDTSLYTASELSVETSNQTVTVDFCQEMTDKCTTDEQPRKDCTK
- the bach2b gene encoding transcription regulator protein BACH2 isoform X1; its protein translation is MKDRSGVCGMSVDERPEDPMYVYESTVHCTNILLCLNDQRKQDFLCDVTVLVEGKEFRGHRAVLAACSEYFLQALVGQVENGLVISLPEEVTAGGFAPLLQFAYTAKLLLSRENIQEVIRCAEFLRMHNLEDSCFRFLEAQLRKEEDSLLFCHKGAAEEINSKDKSLQSEKERSNSPMAQQCADNLTSFQHCDDDDDRLVMTMPGNFTDSRLSFDRHGVSDLPRCPKYRKYQWACNRHNDISSHTSTSGFSSTFKESSVSEVVPSQDRLPVAQIKVEPQAEEETISLCLSGDEQDDGDTDSVTAMEMDNPISLEKSKGSKSPSYLQAFFKKGVDQPSLSNTSQQLITNRLVCPQDKGNSQGDHKKDLQPFTGELDLSVTSPKELDGFPSGLSLKPASCDEICKQEVELDRRSVIFSSRACNRMGTPVHSYPDGDSLEMELSEQVTKGLWGGASQSLPNSQTYSPNAASSEPPALCRPRPNTSCPVPIKVCPRSPPCDTRTRTSSSCSSYSYAEDGSGGSPCSLPQFEFSSSPCSNMARCVNADQQEQSVGGEALFNQVRPKIKCEQSYGTNSSDESGSFSEGDSESCHVQEPGTEVKLPFPIDQITNLPRNDFQMLVKMHKLTSEQLEFIHDVRRRSKNRIAAQRCRKRKLDCILNLECEIRKLVCEKEKLLTERNQLKACMGELWENFSCLSQEVCRDVHLSPEQVQSLHHYCPVLRPTSSTSNEPRPTLSTPAIRSVDLTTHSGSATPEPIFRGSPSCSESQPSFAVRNGADKFTDGQDTSLYTASELSVETSNQTVTVDFCQEMTDKCTTDEQPRKDCTK